One Hyphomonadaceae bacterium BL14 genomic window, GGCCGCCCGGCATAGATCTCCAAAAGCGGTGCAAACACGGACTCGCCATCGCGCGCATGGGCGTCGCCCATCCGGCCCACGGAGATATAGGCCGCCTTGGCCGGCCGGTAGCGCGTCTCCTCATCCACCAGAAAGCCGATATAGCGCGTCGACAGGGTGCGCATCCCCGCCTGCAGCTGGCGCCAGATGGCGGTCAGGCGTCCGTCATGAGGCGGCTCGCGCAGCAGCTCTCGTGCACGGGCGAAGTTGGGCGTAATGCCGACAGCGGCAGCGATCATGAATACCCGGCCATCCACCCGCCCGCAGGGGATGTGGCGCGGCATCCAGTGCTCGGATGCGGCGATGACAATCGCCATATCCGCCTCGCCGCACAGCCGCCGCGCCAGCAGATTGGCGGTGCCTGCGGGCAGCACCAGCAAGGGCGGAGGATTGTTCACCTCGGCCAGTGCCGTGGCCAGGGCGGCGACCGAGCCGTCGCCCGCAGCGATGGCCAGGTAATCGTGTTGTGCGCTGATCGCCTGCGCAATGCCTGCATCGAGATCATCTGTGATGTCTGTGGTCGTGACCGGAGACCAGCCCGCGCTTTCCAGCCCGGTCACAACCGCGTCAACCGTCAGGTCACGGGTGAAGGCGCCGGCATGCCGGTTCACAAGCAGATGCAGCGCGCGGGCCATGGTCACTCCGTGAGCGTAGGGCATAGTTCAGACAACGCGCGCGGGCATGATTGGTTGCCACAACAGTTCAGTGCGTCCGGATCGAACGCACATGTCCTGGCCCCCGCGTGCTCGCCATGCCTCCAGCCATGCATTATGGGAAGTTCAGGGTCGTAAATCGATGCAACACCGTGCGGGTCCCGGCGCGGTTCGGCTCGATCCGTGCGCGCAGCCACAGCAGAGGCGTTTATGCCGGCATCCGACAAGACGGCCTGCCCCGTGTGCGGGGAGGGGGAAACGCGCGTCCTTCTCAAGGAGGCCAACGTATCGTGCGGCGACTATTTCGAGGGCGCACGTCTGTACAAGGAGGATATTGGCCAGACGCCGCTCGTAAAATGCACCGGATGCGGCTTTGCACGCTTCTGCGACATGCATGCCTGGCAGGCTGGCACGTTTCGCGGCCGGATCTACAACGATGACTATGGCCGCTGCGACCCGCCCTTCGAGGAGGAGCGGCCGGCCCGGCTGGCCGGCTGGCTCGCGCCGCTGTGCGCTGGCAAGCGACTGATCGATTACGGTGGCGGCCGCGGCCGCACCGCGCAATTGCTCCGTGATCACGATATCGACGCGGTATCCTATGATCCATTTTACGCCGACGCACTCCTGCCGGACTGGCGGGCTGATATCGTGACAGCGTTTGAAGTGGTCGAGCACGTGCCCGGCCAGCACGCCCTGTTCGAGGCGCTGCTCGATTTGCTCGCTCCGGGCGGCGTCGTGTTGTTCTCCACCTTGCTGCAGCCGGATTCACTGGTGCCGGACTGGTGGTATGCGTCGCCGCGCAACGGCCATGTGTCCTTCCACACCAGCAACAGCCTGGCCAAAACGCTGCGCGATGTGGGCGCAGACCTGATCTCATTATCGGACGAAATACACTTGGCGGCCCGCGACGCCAGCGCGCTCGAGCCTTGGTACCGGGTTGACCCGATCGCCGTGAACGGGTCGCCCTCGCACGCCTTCACACGCCGTTGGGATGAACTGGCGCAAGCCCGGGACTGATTCTGGCACTGCCCCTCAGGACAGGTCCTCGACCGGGGCCGCCAGGCGCGCCAGAGTGCCGTCCCGGGCGGCGGAGATGTCCGACAGCCAGGCTGCCGCGGGGTCCAGCGTCTCGCGCTGCACCGGCAGGCGCACGGTGCGGCCTTGCTTTTGCGCCCGCGTAAAGTGAGAAGCAGACGCTGCGCCCCATTGCGCTGCGCGCTGGCATGACTAAACCGCACCCATGCTCACGATCACAAATCTCGATTACCGCATCGGCGCGCGCTCTCTGTTCGAGAATGCGTCCGCGCAGATATCCAGCGGCTGGAAGGTCGGGCTTGTTGGCCGCAACGGTACGGGCAAGTCGACACTGCTCAAGCTGATCCGCGAGGAGATCGAGACCCCGTCTCCGGATTCCGCCATCCGCCTCAACAAGGGCGCGCGCATGGGCTGGGTCGCGCAGGAGGTGGAGCCGTCCGACGACACGATCCTGGAGGTGGTTCTGGCCACCGATGCCGAACGTCACGCCCTGATGCAGGAATCCGAGACGGCCATGGACCCGGACCGGATCGGCGAGATCCATATGCGCCTCGCTGACATCGACGCCTGGTCCGCCGAGGCGCGCGCCGCGGACGTGCTCATGGGGTTGGGCTTTACCAATGCCGACCTCTACCGCCCGACTCGTGAGTTTTCCGGCGGCTGGCGTATGCGCGCCGCCATTGCGGGCGTGTTGTTCTCAGAGCCCGACCTGCTTCTGCTGGACGAGCCCACCAATTATCTCGATCTGGAGGGCGCGGCCTGGCTTGAGACCTATCTGAAGAAGTATCCCCACACGGTGCTCGTGGTCTCCCACGACCGGGAGATGCTCAATCGCTGCGTCACCCACACCATGGCGCTGGAGCACAAGCAGCTGTCGGTTTCGCCCGGCGGCTATGATGCCTGGTTGCGCCTGCGCGCCGCCAAAACAGCCTTGCTGGAGAGCCAGCGCGCCAAGCAGGATGCTGACCGCGCCCATCTGCAGGCCTTCATCGACCGCTTCCGGGCCAAGGCCTCCAAGGCCACCCAGGCCCAGTCGCGCGTGAAAATGCTGGAGAAGATGCAGGAGATCACCGTGCCGCTGGAAGAGCGCACGACGCCGTTCTCCTTCCCCACCTCCACTGACAAGCTGTCTCCGCCACTGCTGCAGCTGCGCGATGCGTCAGTGGGTTATGGCGAGGATGCGGTGATCCTGACAGGCATTGATCTGCGCCTGGACCCTGAGGACCGCATCGCCATTGTCGGTGCCAATGGCCAGGGCAAGACCACTCTGGTCAAATCCATCGCCAAGCGCCTGGAGCTCCTGTCGGGCGACCGGGTGGCACCGCGCTCGCTGCGCATCGGCTATTTCTCGCAAGACCAGATGGACGAGCTGCACCCGGGCGAAACCGTGCTGGACCATGTGCGCGACGCCCTGCCCAAGGACACGCCGCCAGCCAAACAGCGCGCCGCCGCCGCCGCCATGGGCTTCTCACACGAGAAGGTGGAGACCAAAATCGAAAAGCTGTCAGGCGGTGAGAAGGTGCGGCTGCTGCTGGGCCTCATGGCGATGGAAAAGCCCCATATCCTGATCCTGGACGAGCCAACCTCGCACCTGGACATCGACAGCCGCGAAGCGCTGATCTACGCCCTCAATGACTATAACGGTGCGGTGGTCCTGATTACCCACGATGTCTATCTGGCCGAAGGCACCGCCGATCAGCTCTGGCTGGTCAAGGACGGCAAGGCCTCGCGCTATGACGGCGATCTGAACGACTACCGCAAGCTGGTCTTACAGGCGGACCGGTCAGTCGGGTAGGGAGGTGCCTCAGGACGGGACCGGCCCGCCGGAGCGGCCGCGGCGTTCTCGCCAGTCGCGCAGCAGGGCGCTGGTGCCGTCGATGAGGCCCCAGCCGCCGAACAGCGCCATGGCGAGCTTCATGTACTGGTTGGCCGTCTGCCCGGATGAAAGCTATGTACGCGTCGCCTCCGCGCTGGACTATCTGGGCGCCGCCCCGGTGCGCGGTGCCAGCTATGGTGGCTCAGGCGAGCGCATGACGGTCAGCCTGCAGGTGCGCAGCCATCCCCAGGCCCAGCGGCAGCAATAGGCCGCGCATGCCGGTATGGAATCGGCTATCACTCCGCCTGCGGGGGCTGAACTGCGCGTTGGAGCGCTGCATTCATGACGTATTGCGTTGGCATGTTGCTGGAAGACGGTCTGGCGATGATCGCAGATACCCGAACCAATGCGGGCGTCGACAACATCGCGATCTACAAAAAGCTGTTTGTCACTGAAGTGCCGGGCGAGCGCGTCATCGCCATAGCGACAGCGGGCAATCTCTCGGTAACCCAAACCGCGCTCAACCGCCTGAAAGACGGGATCAAGCTGCCTGATTCCGACGGGCCTGAAACCCTGCTCACTGCGCCGACCTTGTTCCGGGCGGTCCAGCTGGTGGGGCACGCCATCAAGACCGTGCGAATTGATTTCGAGGCCGGGCTGGAGGCCGAGAGCGTCTCCATGGGTGCCACTGTGCTGCTGGGCGGTCAGATCAGAGGCGGCGCGCTGGGCCTCTATCTGATTTACGCCGAAGGCAATGCGATCCAGTGCGGGCCGGATACGCCCTATCTGCAGGTTGGCGAGCTGAAGTACGGAAAGCCCATTCTGGACAGGGCGTTGAGAACCGACACGCCTCTGGTTGAAGCGATCAAGCTGGGTCTGATCTCGTTTGATTCCACCCTGCGCTCCAATCTCGGTTTCGGCCTGCCGTTTGACATGATCACCATCCGCCCGGACGCCCTGAAAGGCGCGCAGCGCCGCATCGAGACCGATGATCCCTATTTCCGCGACCTGGGCGCGCAATGGTCCGAAGCCATCGCCAAAGCCCATCGTTCCATGCCGCCGCCGCCCTGGGACATCGCCTGAAGGCGTCCTTGGCGCTTAATCCGGCGGCGCCCCCCGCCAGACGGTCCGCAGGCCCAGATGTTCCGTCGAAAAGGTTTCATCGCCGGGCTGCCGGGCCGCAGGGCGATAGCGATGGCAGTATGTGTCAGAACACAGGAATGACCCGCCCTTGATCACGCGGAAACCCGGGCGCTGCCATGTGCTGGTGGTCCATTCCCAGACATTGCCCGCCATGTCGTACAGGCCGAAATCATTAGGCGGATAGCAGCCCACAGGCGACAGTCCTGCGAACCCGTCTGCGCCATTGTCTTCGAACGGAAACGCGCCCTGCCAGTGATTCGCGCGGAAGTCTCCGCCCGGGCGCGACTCGTCGCCCCAGGCATAGACTGCGCCCTCCAGCCCACCGCGAGCCGCGCGTTCCCATTCGGCCTCTTCAGGCAAGTCGTGCCCGCGCCAGCGCGCATAGGCCAGTGCGTCTTCATAGGCGATCTGCACCACCGGAAAGGCGCTGCGACCCTCAATCGAGCTTCCCGGGCCGGTAGGCTGGCGCCAGTTGGCTTCGGGCTCATACCGCCACCAGGCGCGGATATCGGACCAGTCGCGCACCTGCACACCGGGTCCGAACACTGCGCCGCCACCTGTATCCGGACCGTCGCGCTCGGCGATCGTGACATATCCGGTCGCCTCCGCAAACGCCGCGAACTCGCCATTGGTCACGGCATGCGTGCTGATCCAGAACCCGTCCACGGCGACCGTGCGCACCGGGCGCTCCTCGGGGTAAAAGTCCGGCGAGCCGAGCGCCACCTCGCCCGGCGCGATCCAGACCATGCCGGCTTGCGGCGTGCCAGGGTCAGGCCTCGCGATCTCGATGCAGGCGTCAGGGGTCACGGCCCGCGGCGGGCCGCATGCGGCCAGCGCGATGGCCATTGCGGCCAACCCGGCGCCCTTGCACAGGCGCGCGTGTGCCTGGCCCCGCTGCATATGATCAGCCTCCTTTGGCCGCGTCGTGCGCCGCCTGAAGGTCCGCCTCCACGGCCCAGAGCCGGTCCTGGCCCCAATGGGCAGGCCGGTCGTTGACCTGGAAAACCGGAACGCCCCAGACCCCCAGCTTGAGCATGGCCTCGCGATTGGATTCGGCCTGCGCGCGCCATGTATCATCGCTGAGCCCGGCGCGTATATCAGCGGACGTCAGCCCGGCTTGCGCCCCCAGATAATCAAGTCCGCGTGCGCTTCCGGCGTCGATGCCGTCGGCAAACACGCCCTTGAGGAAAGCGCGCGCGAAGTCCGGCCCGCGCCCAAGCGTCATGGCATGAAACAGCACCGCCAGCCCCCGTTCGGCCGGCCGCCCTACCGGATCGGCGATGCGCCCGAAAGGCAGGCCCAGGCGCTCGGCTTCGCGCTTCGTATCGCGCACGATATACAGACGCTTGGCGCGCGGTACGGGCAGGCCGCGCATGACCATGGGTAGCACCGGACGCAGGCGCAGGTCGGCCTTGTAGGTTTTCGCCAGCGCCATCAGCCGGTCCATGGCGAGCCAGGTATAGGGGCTGCGCAGCGATACGAATGCGTCCAGGCGCGGGCGGCTCCCGGCGGCGGTTATGTCCGATGCCGCAGCCTCGCGGACATCCAGCCGCGCGGTGAAGGGTGCCGGCTCGCGGCCGGTTATGGTTCCCAGCCGGGTCTCCAGAAAGCCCAGCCGATCGAGCCCCCAATACCACTCCCCTTCGAAATGGAAGGTGGCACCGAGATAGTGGCCGAGGCGTGCGCGCCGGGCCGTGCCGGACTCCAGTGCCGCCTGCGCATCGCCTGACGGGCCGGGCGCAATGCTCTGGCCCGCTTCAATGGCGGCTGATGCGGCGGCGAACCGATAGGGATCATCAATCCCGGCAAGCGCAGCCTCTGCGGCCCGGACCTCGTCCGGCGTGAGCGCTCTCGCGCGCGCCGCCGCGAGGCCCAGTCCTGTGGCCAGGGTCCGGGCGTCGCGCAGGGACCACGCTTGCAGGCGTTCGCGGTCGGGGGCTGCCGCTGCGTCGGGCGGTTGAACCAGATGCGGGCGTACGGTCACGCCGTAGCAATCGGCCAGATGGCCCAGCGCGCGCGCCGCCAACCATGAGTAAGGGTCATCGCATTGATGGAAATACTCCACCACAGGTCTGGCCCCGGACAGGTGCCGGCGCAAGCCGGCCAGGCCGCGTTGCGCCGCACGCAGCCGGCGGCTGGCGATCAGGGCCGGAATGATGCTGCGCGCAGAGGGCTTCATGTCACAAGCTTGCGGCCGGCGCTGGCGAGTTTTGTCATATCCGGCAAGGGCGGGATGCCGAGGCCCTTCAGCACCGCCGGGCGCTGCTCCAGACGCGTCTTCCAGTCATTCAGTGCGTCCAGCCGGTCAAGCGGGACGCCGGCCCAAAAGTGCGCGAACACCCAGGGAAAGCAAGCAATGTCGGCGATCGAATACTCATCCCCCGCCAGGTAAGGCGTCCGGGTCAGGCGCGCGTCCATCACCTCGTAAAGCCGGCGTGTCTCGCCCTGATAGCGCTGGATCGCCAACTCGATCTTTTCGGGCAGGTAGCGGAAGAACACATTGGCCTGGCCCTGCATCGGCCCCAGCCCGCCCACCTGCCAGAACAGCCACTGGATGGCGCGCCAGCGCCCGTCTTCATCAGAGGCGATCAGCCGGCCGGTCTTCTCGGCGAGATAGAGCAGGATTGCCCCGGACTCAAACACCGTCCGGCCGCCTGCGTCGTGGTCGATGATGGCCGGAATGCGCCCGTTGGGATTGATCTTCAGATAGTCAGCCGCTTTCTGGTCGCCCGCCTGAAGGTCCAGCACATGGACGATGTAGGGCAGGCCAAGCTCTTCCAACGCAATGGAGATTTTCCAGCCATTGGGGGTCGGGGCGGTGTAGAGATCA contains:
- a CDS encoding class I SAM-dependent methyltransferase produces the protein MPASDKTACPVCGEGETRVLLKEANVSCGDYFEGARLYKEDIGQTPLVKCTGCGFARFCDMHAWQAGTFRGRIYNDDYGRCDPPFEEERPARLAGWLAPLCAGKRLIDYGGGRGRTAQLLRDHDIDAVSYDPFYADALLPDWRADIVTAFEVVEHVPGQHALFEALLDLLAPGGVVLFSTLLQPDSLVPDWWYASPRNGHVSFHTSNSLAKTLRDVGADLISLSDEIHLAARDASALEPWYRVDPIAVNGSPSHAFTRRWDELAQARD
- a CDS encoding formylglycine-generating enzyme family protein, producing MQRGQAHARLCKGAGLAAMAIALAACGPPRAVTPDACIEIARPDPGTPQAGMVWIAPGEVALGSPDFYPEERPVRTVAVDGFWISTHAVTNGEFAAFAEATGYVTIAERDGPDTGGGAVFGPGVQVRDWSDIRAWWRYEPEANWRQPTGPGSSIEGRSAFPVVQIAYEDALAYARWRGHDLPEEAEWERAARGGLEGAVYAWGDESRPGGDFRANHWQGAFPFEDNGADGFAGLSPVGCYPPNDFGLYDMAGNVWEWTTSTWQRPGFRVIKGGSFLCSDTYCHRYRPAARQPGDETFSTEHLGLRTVWRGAPPD
- a CDS encoding glutathione S-transferase N-terminal domain-containing protein, which gives rise to MIDLYTAPTPNGWKISIALEELGLPYIVHVLDLQAGDQKAADYLKINPNGRIPAIIDHDAGGRTVFESGAILLYLAEKTGRLIASDEDGRWRAIQWLFWQVGGLGPMQGQANVFFRYLPEKIELAIQRYQGETRRLYEVMDARLTRTPYLAGDEYSIADIACFPWVFAHFWAGVPLDRLDALNDWKTRLEQRPAVLKGLGIPPLPDMTKLASAGRKLVT
- a CDS encoding ATP-binding cassette domain-containing protein, whose product is MLTITNLDYRIGARSLFENASAQISSGWKVGLVGRNGTGKSTLLKLIREEIETPSPDSAIRLNKGARMGWVAQEVEPSDDTILEVVLATDAERHALMQESETAMDPDRIGEIHMRLADIDAWSAEARAADVLMGLGFTNADLYRPTREFSGGWRMRAAIAGVLFSEPDLLLLDEPTNYLDLEGAAWLETYLKKYPHTVLVVSHDREMLNRCVTHTMALEHKQLSVSPGGYDAWLRLRAAKTALLESQRAKQDADRAHLQAFIDRFRAKASKATQAQSRVKMLEKMQEITVPLEERTTPFSFPTSTDKLSPPLLQLRDASVGYGEDAVILTGIDLRLDPEDRIAIVGANGQGKTTLVKSIAKRLELLSGDRVAPRSLRIGYFSQDQMDELHPGETVLDHVRDALPKDTPPAKQRAAAAAMGFSHEKVETKIEKLSGGEKVRLLLGLMAMEKPHILILDEPTSHLDIDSREALIYALNDYNGAVVLITHDVYLAEGTADQLWLVKDGKASRYDGDLNDYRKLVLQADRSVG
- a CDS encoding peptidase yields the protein MTYCVGMLLEDGLAMIADTRTNAGVDNIAIYKKLFVTEVPGERVIAIATAGNLSVTQTALNRLKDGIKLPDSDGPETLLTAPTLFRAVQLVGHAIKTVRIDFEAGLEAESVSMGATVLLGGQIRGGALGLYLIYAEGNAIQCGPDTPYLQVGELKYGKPILDRALRTDTPLVEAIKLGLISFDSTLRSNLGFGLPFDMITIRPDALKGAQRRIETDDPYFRDLGAQWSEAIAKAHRSMPPPPWDIA
- a CDS encoding DsbA family protein, producing MKPSARSIIPALIASRRLRAAQRGLAGLRRHLSGARPVVEYFHQCDDPYSWLAARALGHLADCYGVTVRPHLVQPPDAAAAPDRERLQAWSLRDARTLATGLGLAAARARALTPDEVRAAEAALAGIDDPYRFAAASAAIEAGQSIAPGPSGDAQAALESGTARRARLGHYLGATFHFEGEWYWGLDRLGFLETRLGTITGREPAPFTARLDVREAAASDITAAGSRPRLDAFVSLRSPYTWLAMDRLMALAKTYKADLRLRPVLPMVMRGLPVPRAKRLYIVRDTKREAERLGLPFGRIADPVGRPAERGLAVLFHAMTLGRGPDFARAFLKGVFADGIDAGSARGLDYLGAQAGLTSADIRAGLSDDTWRAQAESNREAMLKLGVWGVPVFQVNDRPAHWGQDRLWAVEADLQAAHDAAKGG